From Coffea arabica cultivar ET-39 chromosome 9c, Coffea Arabica ET-39 HiFi, whole genome shotgun sequence, one genomic window encodes:
- the LOC140013978 gene encoding uncharacterized protein has translation MDRPQQISQLLTVPMEVRRWLGLLSFSEINQVASYLGPIGDFKDIESDGYLVEALIQLWDSDGSTFRIGNKELTPTIEEVAGLLNLPVKGTAVIFPIASGKIEFCHFAGLKESVVQGSDQSIDVKFLFDRFAMKDGFDKYSKDFSFTSKVTWECKRPLVYGLVMAGIYLFPRKDKKIGFKITKLLSNLFFGIKDRQASIVSTVLADIFVACTNCQRGSKFFYGSNRILHIWAMEHFRRQLPALDGLPLIGYNWISTHHKRVDQSNLPRSASEWLDFLRVLSDQKIRWVLDWTDCFNHVLRAKSSDLIPLLGTQGIMAYTPKRFLRQLGRI, from the coding sequence ATGGACAGACCTCAACAAATCAGTCAGCTGTTGACAGTTCCAATGGAGGTTCGAAGATGGCTAGGGCTTCTTTCATTTAGTGAGATCAATCAGGTTGCCTCCTACCTTGGACCAATTGGGGATTTCAAAGACATTGAATCAGATGGGTATTTGGTAGAAGCTTTAATTCAATTGTGGGATTCCGATGGTTCAACATTTCGGATAGGAAACAAGGAGTTGACTCCGACCATTGAAGAGGTAGCCGGTCTTCTGAATTTGCCAGTAAAGGGTACAGCAGTGATATTTCCGATTGCTTCTGGCAAGATTGAATTCTGTCATTTTGCTGGATTAAAAGAGTCTGTAGTGCAAGGATCAGATCAGAGCATAGATGTAAAATTTTTGTTTGACAGATTCGCAATGAAAGATGGGTTTGATAAGTATTCGAAGGAtttttcatttacatctaagGTAACATGGGAATGTAAGAGGCCGCTGGTGTATGGACTTGTGATGGCGGGGATTTATTTGTTTcctagaaaagataagaaaattggTTTCAAAATCACTAAACTCCTGTCTAACTTGTTTTTTGGAATTAAGGATCGACAAGCCTCTATAGTATCGACTGTGTTAGCTGACATTTTTGTTGCGTGTACCAACTGCCAAAGGGGGTCAAAGTTCTTTTATGGATCAAATCGAATTTTGCATATATGGGCCATGGAACATTTTCGAAGACAGTTGCCTGCTCTTGATGGTCTGCCATTGATTGGGTATAATTGGATCTCTACCCATCATAAGAGAGTTGACCAAAGTAATTTGCCAAGAAGTGCATCGGAATGGCTGGACTTTTTGAGGGTATTGTCAGATCAAAAGATTAGATGGGTACTAGACTGGACCGACTGTTTTAACCATGTTCTACGCGCCAAGTCATCAGATTTGATACCGTTATTGGGAACTCAAGGCATCATGGCATACACTCCGAAAAGGTTTCTCAGACAGTTAGGACGCATTTAA
- the LOC140004429 gene encoding uncharacterized protein, whose protein sequence is MSSAPEASERSAMVTSPDFTALGAQLSEVLAKFNELSAEMAAQRRVIDQLVASNNGGDVPNDQEPIDNHPTAQDYQPPHTSNTQTPFFPPFANPVENTFARLNSDFSYMHPNYVLVNPTNSQIPQTHPQTILNIPPNPQGPHHHLPEPFVLDTASQGKAAMEEQHTPVDKDLLRRLDRFDDFMKKNQGLSRHGGLDYDELCLFPNIQLPLGFKTPKFCKYDGTGNPKTHLKMFANKLGKPVDDENLPMRLFSESLEGDALNWYSNLKSGEVKTWLDLSTAFVKQYEFNCELAPTRTTLEGTKKKPSEDHKTYAKRWRKLAAKVEPPMTEEEIVRTFIKAHDPPYFEEIFRMTGSPFAAIINKLEEYDEFVKAGKIVNVSALKLQLDALQNQNNNGKKPQFKKKEGDTAFIWDQGPPIDQLYEQLKAVGKIGTVPLKIYPRGPPTGYDPHAICAYHSGSPGHTTGNCWALKHKIQDMIDSGDILLRRKGEQGPNVSKNPLPKHGSTVGVIIPDEDFVDPNQYIVDEIEVFGVIETDHAEIRKMLSVEESITKDNAEEKLKSFVFEKEEPFMIQGGPSETDNSEVPFILDLPSFEWDISEPAILEFPEQMPVNNLQEVPWNYEESSLLIGDKHCLKEEVSNITRPGKFMGNPEIDVQTKAKIKSLTPKSLVSEKEAVDFLKMLKRSEYKTVEQLDGMPAQISFLNLLLTSELHREALLKILNEAHVPKDIPVDKFSNIVGNVLAANYIAFSDDDLTAKGIGHNRALYIYQFAAKERCCRGFWWIMGRR, encoded by the exons atgagttcagcGCCTGAAGCTTCGGAAAGATCTGCTATGGTTACATCACCGGACTTCACAGCATTAGGAGCTCAGTTAAGTGAGGTACTTGCCAAGTTCAATGAGTTAAGTGCTGAAATGGCCGCACAAAGGCGTGTAATTGATCAGCTGGTCGCCAGCAACAATGGTGGTGATGTCCCAAACGACCAAGAACCTATCGATAATCACCCAACTGCACAAGACTATCAACCACCCCACACATCCAATACTCAAACACCTTTCTTTCCTCCTTTCGCTAACCCTGTTGAAAATACCTTTGCCCGATTAAATTCAGACTTTTCCTATATGCATCCGAATTATGTATTGGTGAACCCAACCAATAGTCAAATCCCTCAAACTCATCCACAAACCATTCTGAACATTCCTCCCAACCCTCAGGGACCGCACCACCACCTTCCGGAGCCTTTTGTACTGGATACGGCATCTCAAGGGAAGGCGGCAATGGAAGAACAACATACACCCGTTGATAAAGATTTGTTAAGAAGGTTGGATCGATTCGATGACTTTATGAAAAAGAATCAAGGGTTGAGCAGGCATGGTGGTTTAGATTACGATGAATTGTGTCTTTTCCCGAATATTCAGCTACCGTTGGgattcaaaacccctaaattttgCAAGTATGATGGAACTGGAAATCCAAAGACGCACCTCAAgatgtttgccaacaagttaggTAAGCCTGTGGATGATGAGAATTTGCCTATGCGTCTATTTTCGGAAAGTTTGGAGGGAGATGCTCTAAAttggtattcaaatttgaaGTCTGGAGAAGTCAAGACCTGGTTGGATCTATCAACTGCTTTTGTGAAGCAGTATGAATTTAACTGTGAGTTGGCACCAACACGAACCACGCTAGAGGGTACGAAAAAAAAGCCGTCGGAAGATCACAAGACCTACGCAAAACGGTGGAGAAAGTTAGCTGCCAAAGTGGAGCCTCCTATGACTGAGGAGGAGATTGTTCGCACTTTCATCAAGGCTCACGATCCACCCTATTTTGAAGAGATCTTCCGCATGACTGGAAGTCCATTTGCTGCTATCATTAACAAATTGGAGGAGTATGATGAATTTGTAAAAgcaggaaagattgttaatgtttcTGCATTAAAGTTGCAATTGGATGCtttacaaaatcaaaacaacaaTGGGAAAAAACCCcaattcaagaagaaagaaggtgaTACTGCTTTTATATGGGATCAAGGCCC ACCTATTGATCAGTTGTATGAGCAATTAAAAGCAGTTGGGAAAATTGGCACTGTTCCTCTCAAAATCTATCCCAGAGGTCCTCCTACCGGTTATGATCCGCATGCaatctgtgcttatcattctggaaGTCCAGGTCATACCACTGGCAATTGTTGGgctttaaaacataaaattcagGACATGATTGACTCTGGAGACATTCTTCTCAGAAGAAAGGGAGAACAAGGACCGAATGTTAGTAAGAATCCTTTACCTAAGCATGGGAGCACTGTAGGGGTTATCATCCCGGATGAAGATTTTGTCGACCCCAATCAGTACATTGTAGATGAAATCGAAGTGTTTGGCGTGATAGAGACTGACCATGCAGAGATAAGGAAAATGTTGTCTGTTGAAGAGTCCATAACTAAGGATAATGCTGAGGAAAAGTTAAAATCTTTTGTGTTTGAGAAAGAGGAACCGTTTATGATACAAGGAGGGCCTTCCGAGACTGACAATTCTGAAgttccttttattttggatttaccctcttttgaatGGGATATATCAGAGCCTGCCATTCTCGAATTTCCAGAGCAAATGCCTGTTAATAACTTGCAAGAGGTACCGTGGAACTACGAGGAGTCTAGTCTGTTAATTGGAGACAAACATTGTTTGAAGGAGGAGGTATCTAATATTACTAGGCCTGGAAAATTTATGGGAAACCCCGAAATCGATGTTCAAACCAAGGCCAAGATTAAATCCCTGACGCCCAAGTCTCTTGTCTCTGAAAAGGAAGCTGTGGATTTTCTAAAGATGCTGAAGAGAAGCGAGTACAAAACAGTGGAGCAGTTGGATGGGATGCCTGCTCAGATCTCTTTTTTGAATCTTCTCTTGACCTCTGAATTACACAGAGAAGCATTGCTCAAAATCTTGAACGAAGCCCATGTCCCTAAAGATATTCCTGTGGATAAGTTTTCTAACATTGTGGGTAATGTACTTGCCGCTAATTATATCGCCTTCTCCGATGATGATCTGACTGCAAAAGGGATTGGACATAACAGAgccttatatatatatcagtTCGCTGCAAAGGAAAGATGCTGCCGAGGGTTTTGGTGGATAATGGGTCGGCGCTGA